The Gloeocapsopsis sp. IPPAS B-1203 genome contains a region encoding:
- a CDS encoding MotA/TolQ/ExbB proton channel family protein, with the protein MGISNLFAAGGIVMWPLLGFSILAIALIIERIAFWARINRRQSRVVRDVLNLYRKDNVVGAIDKLKQNADLPMARIFLAALELEQPTPEEFRLALESEAQAEIPHLKRFNTIFDTIISLSPLLGLLGTVLGLINSFASLNLGDLGGTQTAGVTSGISEALVSTAAGLVVAIFTLFFANTFRGLYQRQAALIQEYGGQMELLYRRNYEQREITYAPAR; encoded by the coding sequence ATGGGAATAAGTAATCTATTTGCAGCGGGCGGGATAGTAATGTGGCCGCTGCTGGGGTTTTCTATACTAGCGATCGCGCTAATTATCGAGCGGATTGCTTTTTGGGCAAGAATTAATCGTCGTCAAAGTCGAGTGGTGCGAGATGTATTGAATCTCTACCGTAAAGATAATGTAGTCGGTGCTATAGATAAACTGAAGCAAAATGCTGATTTGCCTATGGCGCGGATTTTTTTAGCAGCACTCGAACTTGAACAACCAACTCCCGAAGAATTTCGTCTTGCCCTCGAAAGTGAAGCCCAAGCAGAAATTCCACACCTCAAACGGTTTAACACAATATTTGACACAATTATCAGTCTCTCTCCACTTCTGGGACTTTTAGGAACAGTTTTGGGTCTAATTAATTCTTTTGCTTCGCTCAATTTGGGCGATCTTGGCGGTACACAAACAGCTGGTGTCACTTCAGGGATCAGTGAGGCGCTAGTGTCAACAGCGGCGGGACTTGTAGTTGCCATTTTCACGCTGTTTTTTGCCAATACCTTTCGCGGACTTTATCAACGTCAAGCAGCGTTGATCCAAGAATATGGCGGACAAATGGAATTACTCTATCGCCGTAACTACGAACAGAGGGAGATAACTTATGCGCCTGCCAGATGA
- a CDS encoding biopolymer transporter ExbD: MRLPDEPESPATINIVPMIDVIFAILTFFIMSTLFLTRSQGLPVNLPKATTTQVQRSSTITVTLDNQGQIALNRQPVDLAALEGRVSGLIAPNQEAVVVLNADEQVNHGQVIAVMDRIRRVPGAKLAIAAQRP, encoded by the coding sequence ATGCGCCTGCCAGATGAACCAGAAAGTCCTGCCACAATCAACATCGTACCGATGATCGATGTGATCTTTGCAATTTTGACGTTCTTTATTATGTCCACTTTGTTTTTGACGCGATCGCAAGGATTACCAGTCAATTTACCAAAAGCAACGACCACACAAGTACAGCGCTCATCTACAATCACGGTGACATTAGATAATCAAGGTCAGATCGCATTAAATCGTCAACCTGTTGATTTAGCTGCACTCGAAGGAAGAGTTTCTGGCTTAATTGCACCTAATCAAGAAGCTGTTGTTGTACTCAATGCAGACGAACAAGTTAACCACGGTCAAGTCATCGCTGTTATGGATCGAATTCGTCGAGTTCCTGGAGCAAAACTAGCGATCGCCGCACAAAGACCGTAA
- a CDS encoding M56 family metallopeptidase: MHLLIILVALGVAWSLRHLPVLEGNWQQRFERVLFLFLFPPTLLLMTAIAVLCMGPQGQMVGLRVGWLSYMLASSCLGIAAILCIKLGWQGWQSTRRARECPKINLEGKDVRILDTDALFAAQIGFWQPELVVTQGLLQIAPAHLHSVLTHEQAHYHYRDTFWFFWLSWIRDCTAWLPNTDALWQELLVLRELRADHWAAQQVDPLLLAESLLMVVGHHVLESDVFCAPLASSQVGDRLEQRIDALLSYPEEIAKPNLHSWSWFVCAFLPLLTVVLHS, encoded by the coding sequence ATGCACTTACTCATTATCTTAGTAGCCTTAGGAGTTGCTTGGTCGTTAAGACATTTGCCTGTATTGGAAGGAAATTGGCAACAGCGCTTTGAACGTGTCTTATTTTTATTCTTATTTCCTCCTACACTGCTACTCATGACAGCGATCGCTGTACTATGTATGGGACCGCAGGGGCAAATGGTAGGATTGAGAGTAGGCTGGCTGAGCTACATGCTAGCGTCATCGTGTCTTGGAATTGCCGCAATTTTATGCATCAAGCTCGGTTGGCAAGGTTGGCAATCGACTAGACGCGCGCGCGAATGTCCTAAAATAAACCTTGAAGGTAAAGATGTTCGGATTCTCGATACAGACGCTTTATTTGCTGCACAAATTGGTTTTTGGCAACCTGAATTAGTTGTCACTCAAGGATTACTGCAAATTGCACCAGCACATTTGCATTCTGTCTTAACTCACGAGCAAGCACATTATCATTATCGAGATACGTTTTGGTTTTTCTGGCTTAGTTGGATTCGCGATTGTACAGCTTGGCTACCAAATACTGATGCGTTGTGGCAAGAGTTATTAGTTTTAAGAGAACTGCGTGCAGATCATTGGGCTGCACAACAAGTCGATCCGCTACTACTTGCTGAATCCTTACTTATGGTAGTCGGTCATCACGTCCTAGAATCAGATGTTTTTTGTGCGCCATTAGCTTCTAGTCAAGTTGGCGATCGCTTAGAACAAAGAATTGATGCGCTGCTATCATACCCAGAAGAAATAGCGAAACCAAACTTACACTCTTGGAGTTGGTTTGTCTGCGCGTTTTTACCATTATTAACAGTAGTGCTGCACTCTTAA
- a CDS encoding BlaI/MecI/CopY family transcriptional regulator — protein sequence MSPLPDYSPKQLSLGPLETEILNIIWEVGSVTVKDVHDRILSDPNRELAYTSVTTVLRRLTDKGWLACDKKAKAFYWRPLVTKQQAQMIKAHDQLHRFLAVGNPDVVAAFADSLDQTSLEKLQAIAQRIQAARQAREEK from the coding sequence ATGTCTCCATTGCCTGACTACAGTCCAAAACAACTATCACTTGGTCCCTTAGAGACAGAGATTTTAAATATTATTTGGGAAGTTGGTTCTGTCACTGTTAAAGATGTCCACGATCGCATCTTGAGCGATCCCAACCGCGAATTAGCTTATACTTCTGTTACCACAGTACTGCGGCGTTTGACTGACAAGGGTTGGCTAGCATGTGATAAAAAAGCAAAAGCGTTCTATTGGCGTCCACTAGTTACCAAACAGCAAGCGCAAATGATTAAAGCCCACGATCAGTTGCATCGGTTCTTGGCTGTGGGTAATCCTGATGTTGTTGCTGCTTTTGCAGATAGTCTCGATCAAACAAGTCTAGAAAAATTGCAAGCGATCGCCCAACGGATTCAAGCTGCACGTCAAGCACGGGAGGAGAAGTAA
- the petJ gene encoding cytochrome c6 PetJ, whose product MKKILSIVLLLVICTFALTRPALAADAASGAKIFSANCAACHMGGRNVVAAQKTLKQDDLDKYSMNSAEAIINQVKNGKNAMPAFKGRLNDQQIEDVAAYVLEQAAKGWT is encoded by the coding sequence GTGAAAAAAATATTGTCAATTGTCTTACTTTTAGTCATCTGCACTTTCGCTTTGACACGTCCAGCTTTAGCCGCAGATGCTGCGAGTGGTGCAAAAATCTTTAGTGCAAATTGTGCGGCGTGTCATATGGGTGGGCGTAACGTTGTCGCTGCACAGAAAACTTTGAAGCAAGATGATTTAGATAAGTACAGCATGAACTCAGCAGAAGCGATTATCAATCAAGTGAAAAATGGCAAAAATGCTATGCCTGCTTTTAAAGGACGTCTTAACGATCAACAAATTGAAGATGTAGCAGCGTATGTGTTAGAACAGGCGGCTAAGGGCTGGACTTAA
- a CDS encoding tetratricopeptide repeat protein has protein sequence MVTGIIPHFIVLIISTNIFFGTPQGIEELVRGECTEAIHHLSQVIQYQDHFAPAYSNRCLAYLQLEQYHQAIQDCRQATILSPHSTEAYLHRGLAYYRLGNYSSAIASYNQLIEQKPHDFRAYYNRGIALSAIGNYKSAIAYNQALCQIPLKGQL, from the coding sequence ATGGTTACGGGGATTATACCTCACTTCATTGTCCTAATAATCAGCACCAATATCTTTTTTGGGACACCGCAAGGAATTGAAGAACTTGTTCGAGGTGAGTGCACTGAAGCGATTCATCACTTATCCCAAGTGATTCAGTATCAAGATCATTTTGCTCCAGCTTACAGTAATCGATGTCTAGCCTACCTACAGTTAGAACAGTACCATCAGGCAATTCAAGATTGTCGCCAAGCAACGATCTTATCTCCTCACAGCACAGAAGCTTATTTACATCGAGGACTTGCTTATTACCGACTCGGTAATTATTCAAGTGCGATCGCCAGCTACAATCAGTTAATTGAGCAAAAACCTCATGATTTTCGCGCTTACTATAATCGCGGGATTGCCTTGTCTGCTATCGGAAACTACAAAAGTGCGATCGCATACAATCAAGCTTTGTGTCAAATTCCTCTCAAGGGGCAACTCTGA
- a CDS encoding tetratricopeptide repeat protein, translated as MYNDRGLAQFNLQNYEGAIADFSLAIRLNANDARAYYNRGCACQKHGDEHNAIHDFTQSLRLNPVNVAAYVNRGLARYQLGYQQAAIADLQQAAQGYLHQGETAACHKLLKLLQIQRDTTEWQIASIDA; from the coding sequence ATCTACAACGATCGCGGATTAGCACAGTTCAACTTACAAAACTACGAAGGTGCGATCGCAGATTTTTCTTTAGCAATTCGTCTCAACGCTAACGATGCGCGTGCTTATTACAACCGAGGATGTGCGTGTCAAAAACACGGCGACGAACACAATGCCATTCATGATTTTACTCAATCACTACGTCTCAATCCGGTAAATGTTGCTGCTTATGTTAACCGAGGTCTTGCTCGATATCAACTAGGCTATCAGCAAGCTGCGATCGCCGATTTACAACAAGCCGCCCAAGGCTACCTTCACCAAGGAGAAACAGCCGCCTGTCACAAGCTCTTAAAGCTACTCCAAATTCAACGCGACACCACCGAGTGGCAGATTGCCAGTATCGATGCTTGA
- a CDS encoding adenine phosphoribosyltransferase — translation MTTQTKHEPEITEVLSSELQTFFLANVHEIEHFPIANILFKDIAPVLAQPGMLSRAVSAISPVVMELKPDKILAVDARGFILGAALADRTEAGLVMVRKPGKLPGTVHRFAYTCEYSSGHLEVTDGVIDYGDRCLIVDDLLATGGTARATSDFTVERGAIVVGYCFMVEIEALEGRKRLHDGPVHTIFRC, via the coding sequence ATGACTACACAGACAAAGCATGAACCGGAAATCACAGAGGTGCTGAGTTCTGAACTTCAGACCTTTTTCCTGGCAAATGTCCATGAAATAGAGCATTTTCCAATTGCAAATATTCTTTTTAAAGACATTGCGCCAGTTCTAGCGCAGCCAGGGATGCTGAGTCGTGCTGTCTCAGCAATTAGTCCGGTAGTGATGGAGTTGAAGCCAGATAAAATCTTAGCAGTAGATGCACGCGGGTTCATTCTAGGGGCTGCGTTGGCAGATCGTACTGAGGCTGGACTCGTGATGGTACGCAAGCCAGGCAAGTTGCCAGGTACCGTTCATCGCTTTGCTTACACCTGTGAATACAGTAGCGGACATCTAGAGGTTACAGATGGTGTCATAGACTACGGAGATCGTTGTCTAATTGTCGATGATTTGTTAGCAACAGGCGGTACCGCACGCGCAACGTCTGACTTTACTGTTGAACGAGGTGCAATCGTTGTCGGCTACTGCTTTATGGTAGAGATTGAGGCTCTTGAGGGGCGAAAGCGGCTGCATGATGGACCAGTACATACTATCTTTCGCTGTTGA
- a CDS encoding radical SAM protein: MEALSWLREPVDEDTTRFRLQAMVEREFSQRTSTTDLKTIYLFLTRKCNLGCQHCYIEGVGPNAKGVDFNFETIQGLIEQARPNGLRKVKVSGGEPMVHKEFRMIMEYLGSIGLRELVLETNGTLFKHDTLAWLEKIPNLTVFISLDHFDPEAHDKFRGRVGAFDRTVEVLQTLGQTNIDSVVTTTAYRSNYNKIAQIIDLVLGWGINRHRTLLNIHPIGNARGHLDNAITLDECEELIGNLLELESFRTGRAYMTLPPALMPLQYLNGVHTCGWGDNVLGILSNGNISMCSASYDDAEMIGGNAFDQSLLDIWHNSPFFEELRQIGKGNVKGVCGNCIFYKVCRGVCKMSSYGHYGEKDAPYPLCQEIYNSGQFPSYALIDPNQDSTYKRGVIREQRAEMEHTEPEKIHS; encoded by the coding sequence ATGGAAGCACTAAGCTGGTTGAGAGAACCTGTTGACGAAGACACGACTCGATTTCGTTTGCAGGCGATGGTTGAGCGTGAGTTTAGTCAGAGAACCAGCACAACAGATCTCAAAACAATCTATCTATTTTTGACCCGAAAGTGCAATCTTGGCTGCCAGCACTGCTACATCGAAGGTGTCGGTCCAAATGCAAAGGGAGTTGACTTTAACTTCGAGACTATTCAGGGATTAATTGAGCAGGCGCGTCCTAACGGATTACGAAAGGTCAAGGTATCTGGCGGTGAACCAATGGTTCATAAAGAATTCCGGATGATTATGGAATATCTTGGCTCGATTGGCTTACGCGAACTTGTCCTAGAAACGAACGGTACACTCTTTAAACATGACACGCTCGCATGGTTAGAGAAAATTCCAAACTTGACAGTTTTTATCAGTCTCGATCATTTTGATCCTGAAGCGCACGATAAATTTCGAGGCAGAGTTGGTGCTTTTGACCGAACGGTGGAAGTGCTTCAAACGCTTGGTCAGACAAACATTGATAGTGTTGTCACCACAACCGCATATCGAAGCAATTACAATAAGATTGCGCAGATCATTGACTTGGTTCTCGGTTGGGGAATAAATCGGCATCGCACTCTTCTGAATATTCATCCAATAGGAAATGCCCGAGGACACCTCGACAATGCGATTACGCTGGATGAATGCGAAGAGTTGATTGGTAACTTACTAGAGTTAGAGAGTTTCCGCACCGGTCGTGCCTACATGACGCTTCCGCCAGCATTGATGCCACTGCAGTATCTCAACGGAGTGCATACCTGTGGCTGGGGAGACAATGTTTTGGGTATCCTCTCCAACGGTAATATTTCCATGTGCAGTGCGTCTTATGATGATGCAGAAATGATCGGCGGTAACGCATTTGATCAATCCCTTTTAGACATTTGGCACAACAGCCCGTTTTTTGAAGAACTGCGCCAGATTGGTAAGGGTAATGTCAAAGGAGTTTGCGGAAACTGCATCTTTTATAAAGTCTGCCGTGGTGTCTGCAAGATGAGCAGCTATGGACACTATGGTGAAAAGGATGCACCATATCCGTTATGTCAGGAGATTTATAACAGCGGACAATTCCCAAGCTATGCGCTGATCGATCCAAATCAGGACTCTACGTATAAGCGTGGTGTCATTCGCGAGCAGCGGGCAGAAATGGAACATACCGAACCGGAGAAAATTCACAGCTAA
- a CDS encoding HD domain-containing protein — translation MFNQGWQKLSEQTKQDANLDSRLVCVQEAVRFRYEQTDDPGHDWLHVMRVLKSCKQIGALVGADMQILASSALLHDLINVPKNSPKRSEASTAAAKASEDILRNAGYDDIEVQRIQRVIIEHSYSLGYPPSSIESAVLQDADRLDALGAIGIFRAATCGCRLGAAYYHLDDPFASDRVLDDQQYTVDHFFTKLLDLGKQMNTAPAQAIAEHRVSFLRDFLTELRLEIVETAFGDFPN, via the coding sequence ATGTTCAACCAAGGCTGGCAAAAGTTAAGCGAGCAAACAAAGCAGGATGCGAACCTTGATTCACGTCTTGTCTGTGTTCAAGAGGCAGTGAGGTTTCGCTATGAACAAACTGATGATCCTGGTCATGATTGGTTGCATGTGATGCGAGTGTTGAAAAGCTGCAAGCAGATCGGTGCATTGGTTGGTGCAGATATGCAAATCCTTGCTTCCTCAGCACTTTTGCATGACCTAATCAATGTTCCTAAAAATAGCCCCAAACGTTCTGAGGCTAGCACAGCAGCAGCTAAAGCCTCAGAGGATATCTTGAGGAATGCTGGCTATGACGATATTGAAGTACAGCGTATCCAAAGAGTGATTATTGAACACAGCTATTCTCTTGGCTATCCCCCGTCATCGATCGAGTCAGCAGTTTTGCAAGATGCCGATCGGCTAGATGCGCTCGGAGCTATTGGCATTTTCCGTGCAGCAACCTGTGGGTGCCGACTTGGTGCTGCCTATTATCATCTCGACGATCCGTTCGCTAGCGATCGCGTCCTCGACGATCAGCAATACACCGTTGACCATTTCTTTACGAAGTTGCTTGATCTGGGCAAGCAAATGAACACTGCTCCGGCACAGGCGATCGCAGAACATCGTGTATCTTTTCTGCGTGATTTTTTAACTGAATTGCGGCTGGAAATCGTTGAGACCGCTTTTGGAGATTTCCCAAATTAA
- a CDS encoding CoF synthetase, with translation MLHEDEKHAISLEAFSDEIVSRLKDVDDIDPVSLAQLFSMSFGKNAYSRALFSALQTALLWRTVEHAQRHTIYYKREVYAAWQESSQTKRTSLDGLPTIDRATITSHFPEFIANDVHLRSVCHTSGTTGQPLEIYKSFEEVNFIGRFFTELFQPAFTVPSRPLTLSFPTPHHGVPVPMPSPGISFVSGVTDDTLIRDALRVLSTEYHVVNHDRRISILSGMAFQVLFFTSFLLEQQIDPKSFQLRLINVAGGFVPLHWRRFLGDAWGCIVNDRFSLTETVGGASRCHTCQWFKPDPHVFFEVIEVDSEEPVDEGIGRLVVTNLYPFAQMMPLIRYVTGDIVRCRTCHCTPSPVFQFLGRARNSISSGSGKNRRWFIFSAELHEVLAGIPDLNVYEWFSNVREVKDRTVGSLPIVALKSSENSNGQLEILLSVELKYAPHCYPERLREIEKLIVEYLKNVEGSEFGAAYDSGEMTFTVQFLPPGGLKDSYIIKI, from the coding sequence ATGTTGCATGAGGATGAGAAGCACGCGATATCACTTGAAGCATTTTCTGATGAAATTGTTTCTCGTTTGAAGGATGTAGATGACATCGATCCCGTTTCTCTAGCACAGCTATTTTCCATGAGCTTTGGAAAGAATGCATATTCGCGTGCTTTGTTTTCTGCACTTCAAACTGCCTTACTTTGGCGAACCGTTGAACATGCACAACGTCATACTATCTATTACAAACGAGAAGTTTATGCGGCTTGGCAAGAGTCGTCACAAACAAAACGCACGAGTTTAGATGGTTTGCCAACAATCGACCGCGCTACTATCACTAGCCACTTTCCTGAATTCATTGCCAATGACGTACATCTGCGTTCCGTTTGTCATACCTCAGGCACAACTGGACAACCGTTGGAAATCTACAAATCCTTTGAGGAGGTTAATTTCATTGGTCGGTTCTTCACCGAGTTGTTTCAGCCAGCTTTTACAGTGCCAAGTCGCCCTCTGACATTGAGCTTTCCCACACCGCATCATGGTGTACCTGTCCCAATGCCGAGTCCTGGAATTAGCTTTGTCAGCGGAGTTACAGATGATACCCTCATCCGTGATGCTCTGCGGGTTTTGTCCACTGAATACCACGTGGTCAATCACGATCGCCGCATCTCCATCCTTAGCGGAATGGCATTTCAGGTGCTATTTTTTACCAGTTTCCTTCTAGAGCAACAAATTGATCCAAAGAGCTTTCAGCTAAGGTTAATCAACGTGGCTGGAGGTTTCGTCCCCCTGCACTGGCGACGGTTCCTCGGCGACGCATGGGGTTGCATTGTTAACGATCGCTTTTCGTTGACCGAGACGGTAGGAGGTGCTTCACGCTGTCATACTTGCCAATGGTTCAAGCCTGATCCGCACGTTTTTTTTGAGGTGATTGAAGTTGATTCTGAAGAACCTGTTGACGAAGGAATCGGACGTTTAGTAGTTACGAACCTGTATCCATTCGCGCAAATGATGCCGCTGATTCGGTATGTAACCGGTGACATCGTGCGCTGTCGTACCTGTCATTGTACGCCTTCACCAGTTTTCCAGTTCCTGGGACGGGCGCGAAATAGTATCAGTTCTGGCAGCGGTAAGAATCGGCGGTGGTTCATCTTCTCAGCAGAACTGCATGAAGTTCTAGCAGGAATTCCGGATCTTAATGTTTATGAGTGGTTTTCCAATGTTCGAGAAGTCAAGGATCGTACTGTTGGTTCGCTTCCCATTGTCGCTCTCAAAAGTTCAGAAAACAGCAATGGTCAGCTTGAGATTCTGCTATCGGTAGAATTGAAATATGCACCGCACTGTTATCCAGAACGATTGCGCGAAATTGAAAAATTGATTGTCGAATATCTCAAAAATGTGGAAGGCAGCGAATTTGGTGCGGCTTACGATAGCGGAGAAATGACTTTCACAGTTCAGTTTCTACCCCCTGGAGGACTCAAAGACTCCTACATCATCAAAATCTAA
- the prs gene encoding ribose-phosphate diphosphokinase, with product MLTTSTATEIAYRVASKLNVPIEVLVTHYFPNGQIEVVPPKSNTHVDEVCLFQSFPDRVNDRLIELLLALQAVRILKPRHLTIVLPYLPYTRSDKPVSTGALLPFSAIAHLIEQPCMTRLVTAELHVPQLAVAFRCPVVEIDTMPMFAQYLRQSDLGSVVVVSPDLGGAKRAERLAAELHVPVAVMRKIRHGNVKESIEILGQVKGKCAVIVDDEVNSGESLISAAKLTLSAGATSAIAVAVHPLFTLEAIHRIEQSPLQHVLVSDSVPLTSVATNKIEVLSLTEILAEMLH from the coding sequence GTGCTGACGACGTCAACTGCGACGGAAATAGCTTACCGTGTTGCCAGCAAATTAAACGTACCTATCGAGGTACTTGTGACGCACTATTTCCCAAACGGTCAAATCGAGGTTGTTCCTCCAAAATCAAACACGCATGTTGATGAAGTTTGTCTATTTCAGTCATTTCCTGATAGGGTCAACGATCGCCTAATCGAGTTATTGCTGGCACTTCAGGCTGTTCGCATTTTGAAACCTCGTCATCTAACGATTGTGCTGCCCTACCTTCCCTATACGCGCTCAGACAAGCCTGTGTCTACAGGCGCATTGCTCCCGTTTTCTGCTATTGCACACTTGATTGAACAACCCTGCATGACTCGTCTAGTAACGGCAGAGCTTCACGTTCCTCAACTTGCAGTTGCATTTCGTTGTCCAGTGGTAGAGATCGATACGATGCCGATGTTTGCCCAATACCTTCGCCAAAGCGATTTGGGATCAGTTGTTGTTGTCAGTCCTGATCTTGGCGGTGCAAAACGAGCCGAACGACTGGCAGCTGAACTTCATGTGCCAGTTGCCGTCATGCGTAAAATCCGACACGGTAACGTCAAAGAAAGTATTGAAATTCTTGGACAGGTGAAAGGAAAGTGTGCCGTTATTGTTGATGACGAAGTTAATTCTGGTGAGTCACTCATTTCAGCTGCTAAGCTGACGCTCAGTGCTGGTGCTACGAGTGCAATTGCTGTCGCCGTTCATCCTCTTTTTACTCTTGAGGCGATTCACCGGATCGAACAATCGCCATTGCAGCACGTCCTAGTGAGTGATAGCGTTCCCTTGACATCAGTGGCTACAAATAAAATAGAGGTGCTGTCGCTCACTGAAATTCTTGCTGAGATGCTTCACTGA
- a CDS encoding zinc-binding dehydrogenase → MTLMHYTSVTGLVITAPHKASLQEIEVPCVPEFVTVQVHLCGICTPEQRVFRGAKKTYPYWGGHELCGRVESDRSSSHSPLAPGTPVAIALMPRCGHCEACRRGLDNHCAYLNPTTTNLPQGPRGFSNCITVPRYQVFPLPASVDMLTAALAEPIACALRSVNRGAIASGETAVVIGSGTMGLLHVILLMLKGVRVLVFDNDVAGLEQARASGADYVGALDETLVDVVKDLTNGWGAHAVFCTRGGSTAIEWAIRIAARNGRVVLFQSVLGSDNVRLSANDLHYREIQLVGSIAQGANDFRAAVSILAHHATRFNSIKRVVFPYIRGEEALDCALGSEFNRVMIAFSQDAEKLVSQ, encoded by the coding sequence ATGACCCTCATGCACTATACATCTGTCACTGGGTTAGTCATAACTGCTCCACATAAGGCATCGTTACAAGAGATCGAGGTTCCGTGCGTACCAGAGTTTGTCACGGTTCAAGTTCATCTTTGTGGTATTTGCACGCCTGAACAACGAGTTTTTCGCGGTGCTAAAAAGACTTATCCTTACTGGGGAGGGCATGAACTTTGCGGACGTGTCGAATCAGATAGAAGCAGTTCTCATTCACCGCTTGCTCCTGGAACACCAGTTGCGATCGCACTGATGCCTCGCTGCGGACACTGTGAAGCTTGTCGGCGCGGATTAGATAACCACTGCGCCTACTTGAACCCAACGACCACTAATTTACCTCAAGGACCACGAGGTTTTAGCAATTGTATAACAGTGCCACGCTATCAAGTCTTTCCATTGCCTGCGAGCGTAGATATGTTGACTGCGGCGCTTGCAGAGCCAATAGCCTGCGCCCTACGGAGCGTCAATCGAGGAGCGATCGCGTCAGGCGAGACGGCGGTAGTCATTGGCAGTGGCACAATGGGTCTTTTACACGTAATTCTGCTGATGCTAAAAGGGGTGCGCGTTCTCGTTTTTGATAATGATGTCGCTGGGCTTGAGCAAGCACGTGCTTCAGGAGCAGACTATGTCGGCGCTCTCGATGAAACTCTGGTAGATGTTGTCAAAGATCTGACAAATGGTTGGGGAGCACACGCGGTCTTTTGCACACGTGGTGGAAGTACGGCGATTGAGTGGGCAATCCGTATTGCTGCTAGAAATGGACGTGTTGTACTTTTTCAGTCGGTTTTGGGTTCCGACAATGTGCGCTTGAGTGCTAATGACTTGCATTACCGCGAAATTCAGTTAGTCGGTTCAATTGCCCAAGGAGCTAACGATTTTCGGGCGGCGGTATCTATCCTTGCACATCATGCCACCCGATTCAACAGTATCAAGCGCGTCGTCTTTCCCTATATAAGAGGTGAGGAGGCTTTGGATTGTGCGCTCGGTTCTGAATTCAACCGTGTGATGATTGCTTTTTCTCAAGATGCCGAGAAGTTGGTATCTCAGTGA